From a single Pseudobutyrivibrio xylanivorans genomic region:
- a CDS encoding glycosyltransferase family 2 protein: protein MRDTFNVVFIRYHLTKQNTLLFQGFYPFDNPKGYDLVAELNGKPYKMDITINEGNEVRRRYIAAHKSVSKEYVGEIELPEDLSTVKSLKLICVLGESGASNQVRSVVYKATGRDLQKLKKEYEYNLERAAVTDDKIQILGWAIGNVPEEFHLYDGTKEIPISVKRMFRKDVYGVYPELTEKCDSGLEIVFDKGNYKNLRLTITANGQVYDCKVDTAHVLTGGNLLPKKTLWERIELYRQDNGLSATIKHAIDKFKDADAPKYTYMDFLTSFGPTDVELQRQRDEKFEYNPLMSIVVPMYQTPEKFLVELIDSIVAQTYSNWELCLADGSPDDSLGQFINKKYGKDHRVKYTHLQANLGISDNTNAAIALATGDYIVLSDHDDTLAPNAMYECVAAINKDRSIDVIYTDEDKISMDSKEYFEPVFKPDYNLDLLCSVNYICHLFIFRRDIYEKVGAFNKEYDGAQDHDFILRCCEAAGNVHHVPKALYHWRSHAASTAMSAESKLYAFDAGARAVQAHYDRLGIPAKVEQDTFYGCYRTIYNWDKEPLVSIIIPNKDHTDDLDKCIKSIDTKSSYKNIEYIIVENNSTEPETFEYYKSIEGRPDVKIVRYETPGFNFSAINNCGAKAASGDMYLLLNNDTEIINENCIKEMVDVCLRPDVGICGALLYYPDNTVQHAGVVMGIGGIAGHTFVGLERSEPGYMFRAVTTQDLSAVTAACLMVRKDVFEEVGGLTEELAVAFNDVDFCMKVRDKGYLVVYNPHAELYHYESKSRGYEDTGEKVARFNSEVEKLEQRWPDILEKGDPYYNPNLSILDGWYRLKEE, encoded by the coding sequence TTGAGAGATACATTCAATGTGGTATTCATCCGATACCATCTAACCAAACAAAATACTCTGCTCTTCCAGGGCTTCTACCCTTTTGACAACCCAAAGGGCTATGACCTTGTGGCAGAGCTAAACGGCAAGCCTTACAAGATGGACATCACCATCAACGAGGGCAACGAAGTTCGTCGGCGCTACATTGCAGCCCACAAGAGTGTTTCCAAGGAATACGTGGGAGAGATTGAGCTTCCAGAGGATTTGAGCACAGTAAAGAGCCTGAAGCTTATTTGCGTTTTAGGTGAGAGTGGTGCTTCAAATCAGGTTCGCTCTGTGGTTTACAAGGCTACAGGCCGCGACCTTCAGAAGTTGAAAAAGGAATACGAGTACAATCTTGAGCGTGCAGCTGTCACGGATGACAAGATTCAGATTCTCGGTTGGGCAATTGGAAATGTTCCCGAAGAGTTCCATCTTTACGATGGCACAAAAGAAATCCCAATTTCTGTAAAGCGTATGTTCCGTAAGGATGTTTACGGGGTTTACCCAGAGCTTACCGAAAAATGTGACTCAGGTCTGGAGATTGTTTTCGACAAGGGCAACTACAAGAATCTGAGGCTTACTATCACAGCAAATGGTCAGGTTTACGATTGTAAGGTTGACACAGCACACGTGCTCACAGGTGGAAATCTTCTTCCAAAGAAGACACTCTGGGAGCGAATCGAGCTTTATCGTCAGGACAACGGACTTAGTGCCACAATCAAGCATGCCATTGATAAGTTCAAGGATGCCGATGCGCCAAAGTATACCTACATGGATTTCCTTACAAGCTTCGGTCCTACAGATGTTGAGCTTCAGCGTCAGCGCGATGAGAAGTTCGAGTATAATCCGTTGATGAGTATTGTGGTTCCGATGTATCAGACTCCTGAGAAGTTCCTTGTGGAGCTCATTGATTCAATCGTTGCTCAGACCTACAGCAACTGGGAGCTTTGCCTTGCAGACGGAAGCCCGGACGACAGCCTTGGGCAGTTCATTAATAAAAAATATGGCAAGGACCACCGTGTAAAATACACACATCTTCAGGCGAACCTTGGTATTTCTGATAACACAAATGCTGCAATCGCCCTTGCAACAGGTGATTATATAGTTCTTTCGGACCACGATGACACTCTTGCACCAAATGCTATGTACGAGTGCGTGGCTGCAATTAATAAGGACCGTAGCATCGATGTCATCTACACCGATGAGGACAAGATTTCCATGGACTCAAAGGAGTATTTTGAGCCAGTTTTCAAGCCAGATTACAACCTGGATTTGCTTTGCTCCGTAAATTATATCTGTCATCTCTTCATTTTCAGACGTGACATTTATGAAAAGGTGGGAGCATTTAATAAAGAATATGATGGCGCACAGGATCACGATTTCATCCTTCGTTGCTGTGAGGCAGCTGGAAATGTTCATCACGTTCCAAAGGCCCTTTACCATTGGAGAAGTCATGCGGCATCAACAGCCATGTCTGCTGAGAGCAAGCTTTATGCATTCGATGCGGGAGCCCGTGCTGTACAGGCTCACTACGACAGACTTGGCATCCCAGCAAAGGTTGAGCAGGATACCTTCTACGGCTGCTATCGAACCATTTACAACTGGGATAAGGAGCCACTGGTTTCCATCATCATTCCTAACAAGGACCATACCGATGATTTGGACAAGTGCATCAAGTCAATTGACACCAAATCATCTTACAAGAATATTGAATACATTATCGTTGAGAACAATTCCACTGAGCCAGAGACCTTCGAATACTACAAGTCAATCGAAGGCCGCCCAGATGTAAAGATTGTTCGCTACGAAACACCAGGCTTCAATTTCTCCGCTATCAACAATTGCGGTGCAAAGGCAGCCAGCGGTGATATGTACTTGCTTTTAAATAACGATACAGAAATTATCAACGAGAACTGCATCAAGGAGATGGTTGATGTTTGCCTTCGCCCTGATGTTGGAATATGCGGAGCACTTCTCTATTATCCAGACAACACCGTGCAGCACGCTGGCGTTGTAATGGGAATCGGAGGAATCGCTGGACACACCTTCGTAGGTCTTGAGAGAAGCGAGCCAGGCTATATGTTCCGTGCCGTTACTACTCAGGATTTGTCTGCGGTTACCGCAGCCTGCTTGATGGTGCGTAAGGATGTTTTCGAAGAGGTCGGAGGTCTCACAGAGGAGCTTGCAGTGGCATTCAATGATGTGGACTTCTGTATGAAGGTTCGTGATAAGGGCTACCTGGTAGTCTATAACCCACACGCAGAGCTTTACCACTACGAGTCCAAGTCCCGTGGTTACGAGGACACAGGAGAAAAGGTTGCCCGCTTCAACTCCGAGGTTGAGAAGTTAGAGCAACGCTGGCCAGACATCCTCGAAAAGGGTGACCCATACTACAACCCGAACCTGTCGATCCTCGATGGATGGTATCGTTTAAAAGAAGAGTAA
- a CDS encoding ABC transporter ATP-binding protein has protein sequence MSDYVIEVKHVDKVYKLFDSNKARVADTLGLTRKKNYKEHFALKDMSFEVKKGECVGLIGTNGSGKSTILKIITGVLSPTRGEVNVDGRISALLELGAGFNQEYTGIENIYLNGTMLGYTKEEIDEKLDDILSFADIGDFVFQPVKTYSSGMFVRLAFAVAINIDPEILIVDEALSVGDVFFQAKCYKKFEEFKAAGKTILFVSHDLGAISKYCDRAVLINKGDKVAEGTPKDMIDIYKKILVGQEPALNSKVTGLDDLLDSNGQAASGAADNGKAWKSNYQLNPNVNEYGDGRASIVDFAVIDDNGNYTNAIMKGSTFTVKSKVHFNTDIENPIFTLTFKTLKGIDVTGTNTMYEKCDVGLCKEGDEYVATFTQKMDMQGGEYLMSISCTGYDGVDFVAYHRLYDVMNITVVSTKNTVGFYDMNSKVSVEKV, from the coding sequence ATGAGCGATTACGTTATAGAAGTTAAGCATGTGGACAAGGTCTACAAGCTTTTTGATAGTAATAAAGCCAGAGTTGCTGACACTCTTGGCCTCACTCGAAAGAAGAATTATAAGGAGCACTTCGCCCTCAAGGATATGTCCTTTGAGGTGAAAAAGGGCGAGTGCGTTGGATTGATTGGAACCAATGGTTCCGGAAAGTCCACCATTTTAAAGATTATCACAGGTGTCCTTTCACCAACTAGAGGTGAGGTCAATGTAGACGGCAGAATATCAGCTCTTTTGGAGCTTGGAGCAGGCTTTAATCAGGAGTATACAGGCATTGAGAATATTTACCTGAATGGCACTATGCTCGGCTACACCAAGGAGGAAATCGACGAGAAGCTTGATGATATTCTCAGCTTCGCAGATATCGGAGATTTCGTTTTCCAGCCAGTAAAGACCTATTCTTCAGGTATGTTCGTGCGTTTGGCATTTGCTGTTGCGATTAATATAGATCCAGAAATCCTTATCGTTGACGAGGCTCTTTCCGTTGGAGATGTTTTCTTCCAGGCAAAGTGCTACAAGAAGTTCGAGGAGTTCAAGGCAGCTGGCAAGACTATTCTTTTTGTTTCTCATGACCTTGGTGCTATCAGCAAATATTGCGATAGGGCAGTGCTCATTAATAAGGGCGACAAGGTTGCAGAGGGCACACCGAAGGATATGATTGATATCTACAAAAAGATTTTAGTTGGTCAGGAACCTGCGCTAAACAGCAAGGTAACCGGACTCGATGACCTTTTGGATTCCAATGGACAGGCAGCTTCGGGAGCTGCTGACAATGGAAAGGCATGGAAGTCAAACTACCAGCTCAATCCAAATGTGAATGAATACGGTGATGGTCGCGCAAGTATTGTGGATTTCGCCGTAATTGATGATAATGGCAATTATACTAATGCAATCATGAAGGGTAGCACCTTTACGGTGAAATCAAAGGTGCACTTCAATACTGATATCGAAAATCCGATTTTCACTCTCACATTTAAGACACTGAAAGGAATCGATGTCACTGGCACAAACACCATGTATGAGAAGTGTGATGTGGGCCTCTGCAAAGAGGGCGACGAATATGTTGCAACCTTCACTCAGAAGATGGATATGCAGGGCGGCGAGTACCTCATGTCTATCAGCTGCACTGGCTATGACGGAGTGGATTTTGTGGCCTACCATAGGCTTTACGATGTAATGAATATCACAGTGGTCAGCACAAAGAACACTGTCGGTTTCTATGATATGAATTCAAAGGTTTCAGTTGAAAAAGTGTAA
- a CDS encoding rhamnan synthesis F family protein, which translates to MERLLYEKLSNERNPKYNIITDIVERDGKRVVIKKPYDSQAINHIHRVFNSYRGLQDLLQGSAFCVNESQLVGDTIESEFLEGEHLTAADSQQFLDAVKSAFIPKSTEFDASDEFTKVFGEVDLPRGVLACKFLDIDLIFDNIIKTDKGWEIIDYEWTFDFLVPINYMLYRVVKFSDLPGNLVEISDEERAQYEKMEAHFQYQYCFKDVKNLKELFEHADSRSKTSADFAIASRDYQISQLQELIAAKDTHIRNIEAVNEQLRTIYDNTVNTRGYKTLESIRAFKSFLTGKQTPAREAKRAEREAAKAAKAAAREAKRAAERGEEAPSIAVHLHLFYVDLLPEFVSYFANIPYGFDLYISCQEGADVNAIRAGLKELKLAKTVDIRPLQNRGRDLAPLYVAFGSEILKHDYILHVHSKKSLYSGQEKGGWRQFSLELLLGSPEKVNSIFDMFKNKNAGLVYPDIHEEVPMIAYSWLANAGLGAKLAQEYDLGELPSVFNYPAGSFFWAKTDAIRPVFEHGYSYESFPEEAGQTDGTLAHALERILPFISRKQGYDDFILYLEDGDTRMNKSLRPFAGNFKVDKQLLIMKLVAYDVISFDIFDTLITRTVYEPDDVFRLLERIIFNKYGKKVDFLKLRKAAESAATEKYGAMTTIDKIYVEVARDKTIGDIAMDIKKLEIELETAVCIPRHDMVEVYNAMKSMGKHVILVSDMYLNRVEVVGLLHKCGIAYYDELLISCEVGARKDDGTMWNMVLANMPKDRFIHVGDNFRSDSQILMDRGVASHIVLNPRDMLTLSDFSYFGKLAKRSLADSVIVGQAVNGGIFNSPFAFDESGSLHFKSMYDFGYTTMGPLMARFTQWIVDENTKSGERLLLLAREGYMLERLIKGYCQAKGQQVPDIHYFLTSRRACAVPALENDEDIRELIKQKYQGSFSNLLWERFGLTIHDGDEDREFDYETKPETIMEALAPYKNEIFVKAKAEKTAYLNYASDFFAGASDLAVVDVGFSGTIQYFLMKLTERDIAGHYLALHSNKPERIGGRADAIFTITDPRLIDESKLLRYQLFLENALSAPFGQLINFEMKDGKPKPNFKDDDYVSEAVKQLQQGILDFVIQYAATLRSTGDGMVSDAKLVEDLFYDIIAAGTLTPEIAESLTVEDGYSRGGVQKFDVKTGAWKVE; encoded by the coding sequence ATGGAAAGATTACTTTACGAAAAGCTTTCAAACGAACGCAATCCTAAATATAACATTATCACAGATATTGTAGAGCGTGATGGCAAAAGGGTGGTTATCAAAAAGCCCTACGACAGTCAGGCGATAAATCATATACATAGAGTTTTCAACAGTTACAGAGGCTTGCAAGATCTTTTGCAGGGCTCTGCTTTTTGCGTAAATGAGAGTCAGCTTGTAGGCGATACAATCGAAAGCGAATTCCTTGAGGGTGAGCATCTTACGGCTGCTGATAGTCAGCAGTTTCTTGATGCGGTAAAGTCAGCCTTCATTCCAAAGTCTACTGAATTTGATGCAAGCGATGAATTTACCAAAGTGTTTGGTGAGGTGGATTTGCCTAGAGGAGTGCTTGCTTGCAAGTTCTTAGATATAGATTTAATTTTTGATAATATTATTAAGACGGACAAGGGATGGGAAATCATTGACTACGAGTGGACCTTTGATTTTCTTGTGCCTATCAACTATATGCTTTATCGCGTTGTGAAGTTCAGTGATCTTCCAGGAAATCTGGTGGAGATTTCTGACGAGGAGCGTGCGCAGTATGAAAAGATGGAAGCTCATTTTCAGTATCAGTACTGCTTTAAGGATGTGAAAAACCTTAAGGAGCTTTTCGAACATGCGGATAGCCGCAGCAAGACCAGTGCTGATTTTGCAATTGCAAGCCGTGACTATCAGATTTCTCAGTTGCAAGAATTGATCGCTGCAAAGGACACTCACATCAGAAATATCGAGGCTGTGAATGAGCAGCTTCGCACAATATATGACAACACCGTGAATACCAGAGGCTACAAGACTTTGGAGAGCATCCGCGCCTTTAAGTCCTTCCTCACTGGAAAGCAGACTCCAGCCAGGGAAGCCAAGCGTGCCGAGAGAGAAGCTGCAAAGGCCGCCAAGGCCGCAGCAAGAGAAGCTAAGAGGGCAGCGGAGCGAGGCGAGGAAGCACCTTCTATTGCCGTGCATCTTCATCTTTTTTATGTGGATTTGCTGCCAGAGTTTGTCAGCTATTTTGCAAACATACCTTACGGATTTGATTTGTATATTTCCTGCCAGGAGGGGGCAGATGTTAATGCCATAAGAGCAGGGCTTAAGGAACTGAAGCTTGCTAAGACAGTGGATATCAGACCACTTCAAAATCGTGGTCGAGACTTGGCACCGCTGTATGTAGCGTTTGGTTCTGAGATTTTAAAACACGATTATATTTTGCATGTACATTCAAAGAAGTCCCTGTATTCAGGACAGGAGAAGGGTGGCTGGAGACAGTTCTCCCTTGAGCTTTTATTAGGCTCTCCAGAGAAGGTTAATTCCATTTTTGATATGTTCAAAAATAAGAATGCTGGCCTTGTGTACCCAGATATTCATGAGGAAGTGCCTATGATTGCCTACTCATGGCTTGCAAACGCTGGCCTTGGAGCTAAGCTTGCCCAGGAGTATGATTTGGGTGAGCTGCCAAGCGTTTTCAATTATCCAGCAGGAAGCTTTTTCTGGGCTAAAACAGATGCAATCAGACCTGTTTTTGAGCATGGATACAGCTATGAAAGTTTCCCAGAGGAAGCAGGCCAGACAGATGGCACATTGGCACATGCCCTGGAGCGAATCCTTCCGTTTATTTCCCGCAAGCAGGGGTATGATGATTTCATCCTCTATTTGGAGGATGGTGACACCAGAATGAACAAGAGCCTTCGTCCATTTGCTGGAAACTTCAAGGTGGATAAGCAGCTTTTGATTATGAAGCTAGTTGCCTATGACGTTATTTCCTTTGATATTTTCGACACACTGATTACCCGCACAGTCTATGAGCCTGATGATGTGTTCAGACTTTTGGAGCGGATTATCTTTAACAAATATGGTAAAAAGGTGGATTTCCTGAAGCTTAGAAAAGCGGCCGAGTCAGCAGCTACTGAGAAGTACGGGGCCATGACTACCATCGATAAGATTTATGTTGAGGTGGCAAGGGACAAGACCATTGGTGATATCGCCATGGATATAAAAAAGCTTGAAATTGAGCTTGAAACTGCGGTATGCATTCCAAGACATGATATGGTCGAGGTTTACAATGCCATGAAGAGCATGGGCAAGCATGTCATTCTCGTCAGCGATATGTACCTGAATCGTGTGGAGGTGGTTGGCCTTCTTCACAAATGTGGTATTGCTTATTACGATGAGCTTCTCATTTCCTGTGAGGTGGGAGCACGCAAGGATGATGGTACTATGTGGAACATGGTTCTTGCAAATATGCCAAAGGATCGCTTCATCCATGTGGGTGATAACTTCCGTTCTGATTCACAGATCCTAATGGATAGAGGCGTGGCAAGTCACATCGTCCTCAATCCTAGGGATATGCTTACGCTTTCGGATTTCTCTTATTTTGGAAAGCTTGCCAAGAGAAGTCTTGCGGATTCTGTAATTGTAGGACAGGCAGTTAACGGTGGCATTTTCAATTCGCCATTTGCTTTCGATGAGAGTGGAAGCCTGCACTTTAAGAGCATGTACGATTTTGGCTACACAACCATGGGACCGCTGATGGCACGATTCACCCAGTGGATTGTTGATGAAAATACAAAGAGCGGGGAGCGACTGCTACTTCTTGCCAGGGAAGGCTATATGCTGGAGAGACTTATCAAGGGATACTGTCAGGCAAAGGGACAGCAGGTTCCTGATATTCACTATTTCCTTACATCACGACGCGCCTGCGCTGTGCCAGCTCTTGAAAATGATGAGGACATCCGTGAGTTAATCAAACAGAAGTATCAGGGAAGCTTTAGCAATCTTCTGTGGGAGCGCTTCGGCCTTACCATTCATGATGGTGATGAGGATAGGGAGTTTGATTACGAGACCAAGCCAGAGACCATAATGGAAGCGCTGGCTCCATATAAGAACGAGATTTTTGTCAAGGCTAAAGCTGAGAAAACTGCTTATCTAAACTACGCCAGTGATTTCTTTGCTGGTGCCAGTGATTTGGCCGTTGTAGATGTGGGATTTTCAGGCACAATCCAGTACTTCCTTATGAAGCTTACAGAACGTGATATCGCCGGACACTATCTGGCACTTCATTCTAACAAGCCAGAGAGAATCGGTGGCAGAGCAGATGCGATTTTTACAATTACGGACCCACGTCTTATTGATGAAAGTAAGCTTTTGCGCTACCAGCTTTTCCTTGAAAATGCACTTAGCGCACCATTCGGTCAGCTCATCAATTTCGAGATGAAGGATGGCAAGCCAAAGCCAAACTTCAAGGATGATGACTATGTGAGCGAGGCTGTAAAACAGCTACAGCAGGGCATCTTAGACTTTGTTATTCAATATGCTGCTACACTTCGCAGCACTGGAGATGGTATGGTTTCTGATGCAAAGCTTGTAGAAGATTTATTCTATGATATAATTGCTGCTGGTACACTGACACCAGAAATCGCGGAAAGCCTTACAGTTGAGGACGGCTACAGCCGCGGCGGTGTGCAGAAATTTGATGTAAAAACAGGAGCCTGGAAGGTTGAGTAG
- a CDS encoding glycerophosphodiester phosphodiesterase, translating into MKSKLFSKVGRTVAVSMVALLTSFVFLNAFNYLPANADEDIVVQLVAHRGYSGAYPENTLSAFAGAYACGAKTVEFDVRKTKDGQLVIYHDENLQKIGGDESTIADHTYEELLQYDAGMWYGREFRMERIPTLDQTLSLLQSTNMRIFCELKDIGEDPEFVAQVYDRFEKFGLLDKVIFLSFNYDYLMGIKAINQDQPIMKLASFGKSNLPTKYPAEYYGVNMKTLTPRTVRAIHEAGSKVYCYTPETKGQMLSLQRLGVDGVITDNVVFQ; encoded by the coding sequence ATGAAAAGTAAGTTATTTTCAAAAGTCGGGAGAACCGTCGCTGTCAGCATGGTTGCCTTACTTACTTCTTTTGTATTCTTAAATGCCTTCAACTATTTACCAGCCAATGCTGATGAGGATATTGTAGTTCAATTAGTGGCTCATAGAGGTTACTCTGGAGCCTATCCTGAAAATACTCTTAGCGCCTTTGCAGGCGCTTATGCTTGCGGCGCAAAGACAGTTGAATTTGATGTTCGAAAAACTAAAGATGGACAGCTGGTTATCTATCATGACGAGAATTTGCAGAAGATTGGCGGCGATGAAAGTACTATCGCCGATCACACCTATGAGGAGCTTTTGCAGTATGATGCAGGAATGTGGTATGGCAGGGAATTCCGCATGGAGCGTATTCCTACTTTAGATCAGACATTGAGCTTGCTTCAGTCTACCAATATGCGTATTTTCTGTGAGCTGAAGGACATAGGGGAGGACCCAGAGTTTGTAGCCCAGGTTTACGATAGATTTGAAAAGTTTGGACTTTTGGATAAGGTAATTTTTCTTTCCTTCAACTATGATTACCTGATGGGAATTAAGGCCATCAATCAGGATCAGCCAATTATGAAGCTGGCTTCCTTCGGAAAGTCAAATCTTCCGACTAAATACCCTGCAGAGTACTATGGGGTAAATATGAAGACACTTACACCTCGCACCGTGCGGGCTATTCACGAGGCAGGATCAAAGGTATATTGCTACACACCGGAGACAAAGGGCCAAATGCTTTCGCTTCAGCGTCTCGGCGTAGATGGGGTTATTACAGACAATGTTGTCTTTCAATAA